The DNA window TTCGTCGTCGGTTCGCCAGCCATTGAAAGATCATGATATTCCCTGTCGGCGCCAGGAGTCCGCCTGGTTTTGAAGTGAGATATTACGACGCCAATCAACGCGTCCCGTAAGGATACCGCGAAAGCCCAACCGCTGGCCAGACGCCACGCCACCCCGTAGCCGAAGTCGCCAGACTTTGGACAGAGTTGGCGGAGCGATGCGAGCAGGCAACCAGACTCTGGCGAGTTCAGCTACGGAAGAGGCGAAGAGGCAGACCGCAGGGAAAATCGCTCGAACCACCCCGGCGCCCTTGCTACAATTTTACCGGGGCATACCACGACGCTCGCACCACCGCGGGACGTCTTCTGGGAGGAACATGCGATGATCTGGAAACGAGCGACGATCTGTCTGTGCGGCCTGGCTTTGCTTACGATGTGCGGAAGCGCGGGGGCGGAAGAGCCGCCTTGTCGGGGCGACAAGAACGAGGCCGTCATTCGGGCCGCCCTGGCAAAACCGTTCCAGGCCGACTACGACCAGACGCCGCTGAACAAGATCGTCAAAGAAATCGCCGACAAGTTCAACATCACGGTGTTGATCGATACGCGGGCCCTGGACGGCGTGGGCCTTGACTCGGATACGCCGATGACGCTGCACACCGCGGAGATTTCGCTGGATTCGGTGCTGCGGCACCTGCTGAAGGAGCTGGAGCTCACCTATATGATCTCCGACGAAGCGCTGCTGATCACGACTCCCGACGAAGCGGAAGGGAATCTCATTCTGGAGATTTATCCGGTCGGCGACTTGCTGCCTCCTGTCCCGGCGGGAGAACTGGTTTATCGGGATTGGGGCGAAGACCGCTTCGCCGAAATCGAGGAAATAATCCAGTCGACCAGCGCCCCCGACAGCTGGGACTCCGTGGGCGGCCCCGCCTCGATCAAGGGGATGTCGATGGGCGGACGCGAATTGCTGTTTGTCAGCCAGACCGAAGAGGTCCACCGGGCGATCGCCTGTCTGCTGGAGCGGATCCGGAAGCAGCCGGCCGCGCCGATCGCCGCGGTGGAACCGGTCGGCAAGCCGCGGCTGATGGTCTTCCGGCTGACGGCCGACGCGGCCAAAGAGGGCCAGACGCTGGTCTCCCTGATTTCCCGCAGGATCGAACCCGCCAGCTGGACCGCAGAAGGCGTGAGCATCGAGGCGGCCGCCGGCGCGATTGTCGTCCGCCATACGCCGGCCGTGCATCAGCAGATTGGCCAGCTGCTCAAAGCAATGAACGTGCTGACGCCGACCTTTGATTACTACCAGGGCGGCAATGTCCCGGTCGTCGGCAGTCTGCCGGCGGCGGCGAACAGCACGCCGCGGTAAGGAAAGACGATTAGAGCGTCAACAAGAAAAGTTCACCACGGAGAGCACGGAGGATCACAGAGGAAAAGGAGGAGAGGAAGAGAGAGCTTTTTCGTGTCTACGAACGGCTGTCGCAGCACTTGAATCTCTCACTTGCGTTCCCTCTCCAGGCGACGTCTTTTCATGGGTTGATCCGCTCCACGTCCGCCTGGCTTCTGCTCCTTTCCTCTGCGATCCTCTGCGCTCTCCATGGTGAGTTTCCTGCGGGGAGGACGCTTTTCCGCTTCTGACTTACGACACAATTTCCTCGACGACCCGGCCGTAGACGTCGGTCAGGCGGAAGTCGCGGCCGGCGTAGCGGTAGGTCAAGCGTTTGTGGTCGATCCCCAGCAGGTGCAGCATGGTGGCGTGCAGGTCGTGCATATGCACGCGGTCCTCGGTGGCGTAGTAACCGTACTCGTCCGTCATGCCGTGGGCCATCCCCTGCTTCACGCCGCCGCCGGCGATCCAGGAGGTGAAGCCTTGCGGGTTGTGGTCGCGGCCATCTTTCCCCTGGGCGATCGGGGTGCGGCCGAACTCGCCGGTCCAGACGACCAGCGTGTCTTTGAGCATGTCGCGGGCTTTGAGATCGGCCAGCAAGGCGGCGATCGGCTGATCGGTCAGCAGGGCGTTCGCTTCGTGGCCGCCTTTCAGGTTGCCGTGCTGGTCCCATTTGTTGCCGGTCGACACCTCGACAAACCGCACGCCGTTCTCGACCAGCCGGCGAGCCAGCAGGCACTGCCGGCCAAAGTTATCCGTCTTTGATGAACCCACGCCATACATCTGCTGGATGTGTTCCGGCTCTTTGGTAATGTCCAGCACCTCGGGCGCCGCGTTCTGCATGCGGTAAGCCAGGTCGACCGATTCAATGGCGCCGGCCGCCTGGACGTCCCGCTCTGCGCGTTGCAGATGGTCGCGGTTCATCGCCTGGAGCAGCTCTATCTGGCGCTGCTGGGCCGAGGACGACAGGCGATCGTTCCCCAGGAAATCGATGCGGGCGTCCCCCAGTTTGCCGGAATGGCCGATGGTGGTCGCCTGGTGGACGGCCGGCAAAAACGCACAGCCATAGTTGCGAGGTCCGCCGTGACCGCTGGCCGGGCTGATGGAAACGAACGACGGCAGATCGGGATTCTCGGAACCCAGACCATACGACACCCAGGAGCCGACCGACGGCCGCACCAGGTTATCAGAGCCGGTGTGCAGCATGGAAACGGCCTGGCCATGCGACTGGCCGCGGCTGTACATGGAGCGGATCACGCACAGGTCGTCGACATGTTTGGCCGTATGGGGCAGCAGCGAGGAGACCCACTGGCCGCACTCGCCGTGCTGCTGGAACTTCCAGGGCGACTTCAGCAGCCTGGGGCTGGCGGAGATATTCTTGGCCGGAGCAAACGGCAGCTGCTTGCCGTCATCCTGCTGCAGCCGCGGCTTGTAATCGAACGTATCGACCTGGCTCGGTCCGCCGTGCATGAAAAGAAAGATGACCCGTTTCGCCCTGGCCGGATGATGCGGGGCGGCAGTCTGTTCGGCCCGGCCCGGCCCGCCGGCGGCGTTAAGCGCCAGCCCTCCCAGTCCCAGGGCCGACAGTTTCAGCAGGTCGCGTCGCGTAGCGGTCGTATTCATGGCAACCCTTTGCGGATTTGGCGTGATGCAAGGTTGGTCGTATGTCGCCTTCCGCTCCGCGAAAGGACGTGTTTTGTCTTCTGCAGAACGGGCGTTCCTGCCCGTTTGCGATTATGGCGTCGCAGCGGAACGGGCGTCGGTCAGTCGTCTTTCACTCCGTGAAAGAACGCGCACTTTCGCGGAGCGAAAGTCGACTTTCTGCGCCGGCGACTCCTCAAAACGACGAATCAATCTCCGGTAGTAATTCTCTTCGTATCGCGGAGCAAAAGGAAACTTTCGTCCACGGTGGTTCCTGCCTTAATTCAACAGGCGGAATTCGGTCGAGGCGAACAACGTATGGATCAGCTGGGCCAGCGGGCTCGGCGGCTCGGCTTTGGTCTTCTCTCCGTTCGCTTTGTCATCGGCGATGAACTCGGCGGCGGCGGTGAGGTATTCTTCGGCCCGGTCGATCTCGGCGGCGGTGGGCGGCCGGGACAGGACGGCCTGGTAAATGCCTTCAATTTGCGTGCGGCGATCGGCCGTGCGGAAGGACTCTTCGGCGGTCAGGCGGGCCTCAACAGCGGCCGCCTGTTCCATGACGAACGGACTGTTGAGCAGCAACAGCGCCTGGGCCGGCACATTGGTCACGGCCCGACGACCTGTCACCAGATCGGGGTCGGCGAAGTCAAACACGGCCAGGATCGCGGGAATCTGGCTGCGAATGATGGGCATATAGGTGCTGCGATGCTGCGACGGTTTACCGACGAAAGCTTTCTCATCGGCCACATTCTGCGTGACCAGCACGCCTAATCCTTCGACGGGCGATCCGCCTGGCGACAGGTCCAGCTGGCCGCTGACGGCCAGCATGGAATCGCGAATCGCTTCCGCCGGCAGGCGACGGCTGTGCGCCCTCCAAAGCAGGTGGTTTTCCGGATCCAGATTCCAGGCCGTATCGTCGTACTGGTTGCTCATACGATAGGTGCGGCTGAGGGCCATCTGCCGCAGCGCCGCCTTGGTCGACCAGCCGCTGTCGATGAAGTCCAATGCCAGCCGGTCCAGCAGCAACGGGTGGCTGGGACGATCGCCCAGCTGCCCAAAGTTATCCACCGTGGCGACCAGCCCCTGGCCAAACAGGTGATGCCACAACCGGTTCACGTACACGCGGGCGGTCAACGGGTGCGTGGGACTGGCCAGCCACTGGGCCAGCTCCAGTCGTCCGCTTTGCTGGTCGTTGAAGGTCGGCGGCTCGCCATAGGTCGCGGCCTGCAGCACGCCCCGGGGGGCGACGGGGCCCTGGTTCAGGTGCTCGCCCCGAATGCAGATCTCGCAGTCGGCGATTGCTTTGGCTTCATCCACGGCGATCGCTTGCGGCAGCGGCGCCGGAGCCGACGCCAGCAGGTCTTTGAGGGCCTGCTCCTGTTCCTCCAGCTGGGAAGTCGCCAAATCGACCGCGGCGATGGCCTGCACTAAGGCCGGGTCTTGCGCGTCGAGCTCCGCCTGGACCGGCTTGCCGTCCTGGTCCAGTTCGACCAGCCGCACGGCGTCGACAATCACATGGCCGCGGGTGCCTGCGTTGGAAATGGTCAACAGGCCGGGCGTCCCTTTCGTGAAAGAGAACTGGCCCACCGAGGCGAACAGTTCGTCCGCCGTCGGCTTCCGCGTCTGGTCGAGGACGACTTCGATCTGGCCGTCCGCATGGACAATGCTGACCGGAACGTTGCTGGCCCGGGTTCCGGCGGGCGTGTAAGAACACTGCACGTCGTACAGGGCGGTGCGGGGAACATTGAGGGTGAACTCGACGGACTTCTCCCCTTTGCCCGACTGGTCGTCGTGCAGATAACCTTTGCCGACAAAGGTGGGCGAATAGGTCGAGGCTTTCCAGTCGCCGATCTTCCTGGCGTCGGCGTCGTCAAAGACAAGCGTCTGTTCGCCCGCTTTGAGTTTGGCCAGGCGAGCCTCTTCCTGCTTGACCGTTAGCTGCGTCGCCTTGATCCGGGCCTGCAGCGACTTTTGCTCCGCTTCAAAAGCCTCCACGGCGGCGACCCGCGCGGCGTCGGTCGGCAGCACGCGGCGGGGCCAGGTGGAAACGTACTGCTGGCTTTCTCCCTGCAGCGTACGGGTGCTGCGGAAGATGCCGGCCATGGCGTAATAGTCTTTGGTCGGGATCGGGTCGAACTTGTGGTCGTGGCAACGGGCGCAACCCAGCGTGAGGGCCATGAACGTTTGGCCGACCGTGTTCAGCTGCTCGTCGACGACATCCATGGTGAGCTTCAGTTTGTCCCGTTCGCTTAGCATTTTGGCGCCCAGCATCAGGAAGCCGGTGGCGACAATCTGCTCGCTCCGCTGCGCGTCGCTTTCCGCCGGCAACAGGTCGCCGGCCAGCTGTTCGCGGACAAACTGGTCGTACGGCTTGTCCTGGTTCATGGAGGCAATCACATAATCGCGATACTTCCAGGCGTTATGAAAGGTGGCGTTGAAGTCGCCGCCGTTGGAGTCCGCGTAACGGGCCACGTCCAGCCAGTGCCGGCCCCAGTGCACGCCAAACTGATCCGACTGCAGCAGCCGATCCACCAGCTTCGGCCAGGCTTCGGGCGAATCGTCCTGCACAAACGCTTCCACCTCTTCCGGGGTCGGCGGCAAACCGATCAGGTCAAAGTACAACCGTCGCACCAGCGTCCGCCGGTCCGCATCAGGCGCGGGGCTCAGGCCGGCGGCCTGCAGCCGGGCGAACACATAGCGATCGACTTCGGTCTCCGACCAGTTGTCCTTCAGCACGGGCGGCGGCACGGCCTGCGGGGGCTGGAAGGACCAGAACTGTCGCTCCACTTCCATATCAATCGTTCGCCCCGTGCTCGACGCCGCCAGTTCGGGTGCGTCGGTGCGCGGGTCAAAGGCGCCTTGCGTGATCCAGGTTTCAAAATCCGCGATCACTTTGTCCGACAGACGCCCGGCCGGAGGCATCTCGACGCCTTCGTAACGGAGCGCTTCCATGAGCGGGCTCTCGTCCGGCTTGCCAGCGATGACGGCCGGTCCCGAGTCTCCGCCGGTGAGCAGTCCCGCGGCCGAATCCACGCGCAGGCCGCCTTTGATTTCTTTCGAATCGGCAGCATGGCATTCATTGCAGTGCTGGATCAGCACGGGCCTGATGCGTGCTTCAAAAAAGGCACGCTGCTCCGCCTCGCCAGCCTGGAGACGGGGCGCCAGGACGCCGCCCAGAAAGCTCGTCCACAAACCGCCAGCCAGCAATAAAAGTGAATAACGGTGCATAGAAATCCCATAGAGGAGGCCGAAGGGCCGATCGGTGAGCCAAAGGGGAACTCTAGTATAAGAAAAAAGCGTTCTTTACGCTTCCTTAAATCAACGGAATTTTGCCGGAAAGGGACGCATTTCCCCACAAAACCCGCCTGCCGATCGTCGAGAAAATCGACAAAACCACCCACAATAGCGGCCGAAATCGTCCCGGTTCCGTCCGGCGCCGCCGATCGGTTGCTGTCAAAGCATCGCTATCACGCCAGACGGACGACGTCACTCGCCCCTCTTCCGCAGGGAGAACCGGGGCGTATTTGGGCAATTTGGCCCGTTGCTCTCCTGTACCGCGCGGCATTCTTTCCTGGCTGGGGCATAATGCCGCGCTCCAGGGAGAAAATGCACGTTTTTCGCCGCTTTTTCCTGTTCGGCGCGCCGGTTGCGTATCATTACCAGCAAGCCCCTTTTACAAGGCGACGCGTACCCGACCTGTTACCTGGAGAACCGACTCATGGCATCTGCTCCGGCTTCGAATACTCACGACCAGATCAACCAGCTGACCGAAGAAATCAAACTCCGCAGCGAACCCTTCCGCCGCCTCGCCGACGAAGTGGGCCGCGTCCTGGTGGGACAGCGGCAGCTGGTGCACCGCATGCTGATCGGCCTGCTGGGAAACGGCCACCTGCTGATTGAAGGCGTCCCCGGCCTCGCCAAAACCACCGCCGTCGCTTGCCTGGCCAAAGGGATTCACACCGAGTTCCAGCGCATCCAGTTCACCCCCGACCTGCTGCCGGCCGACCTCATCGGCACGCTCATCTATCGCCCCCAGGATCAAAAATTCGCCATCCAGAAAGGGCCGATCTTCTCGAACCTGATCCTGGCCGACGAGATCAACCGGGCGCCGGCCAAGGTGCAAAGCGCCCTGCTGGAAGCGATGCAGGAACGCCAGGTCACCATCGGCCATGAAACCTACCCGCTGGACGATCCGTTCCTGGTCCTGGCCACGCAGAACCCGATTGAACAGGAAGGCACCTACCCGCTGCCCGAGGCGCAGCTGGACCGCTTTATGCTGAAGGTGATCGTCGGCTACCCGAACCGGGACGAAGAAAAAGTGATTCTCAGCCGCATGTCGCGGACCCGACCCGCGCTGGATATCACCCCCACGACCACCCCGGCGGAGATC is part of the Lignipirellula cremea genome and encodes:
- a CDS encoding DUF1501 domain-containing protein → MNTTATRRDLLKLSALGLGGLALNAAGGPGRAEQTAAPHHPARAKRVIFLFMHGGPSQVDTFDYKPRLQQDDGKQLPFAPAKNISASPRLLKSPWKFQQHGECGQWVSSLLPHTAKHVDDLCVIRSMYSRGQSHGQAVSMLHTGSDNLVRPSVGSWVSYGLGSENPDLPSFVSISPASGHGGPRNYGCAFLPAVHQATTIGHSGKLGDARIDFLGNDRLSSSAQQRQIELLQAMNRDHLQRAERDVQAAGAIESVDLAYRMQNAAPEVLDITKEPEHIQQMYGVGSSKTDNFGRQCLLARRLVENGVRFVEVSTGNKWDQHGNLKGGHEANALLTDQPIAALLADLKARDMLKDTLVVWTGEFGRTPIAQGKDGRDHNPQGFTSWIAGGGVKQGMAHGMTDEYGYYATEDRVHMHDLHATMLHLLGIDHKRLTYRYAGRDFRLTDVYGRVVEEIVS
- a CDS encoding AAA family ATPase is translated as MASAPASNTHDQINQLTEEIKLRSEPFRRLADEVGRVLVGQRQLVHRMLIGLLGNGHLLIEGVPGLAKTTAVACLAKGIHTEFQRIQFTPDLLPADLIGTLIYRPQDQKFAIQKGPIFSNLILADEINRAPAKVQSALLEAMQERQVTIGHETYPLDDPFLVLATQNPIEQEGTYPLPEAQLDRFMLKVIVGYPNRDEEKVILSRMSRTRPALDITPTTTPAEILSARDLIDQIYVDDKVCDYIVDLVMATRDPGAYKLPIADLIQFGASPRATINLTLAAKANAFLAGRGYVTPADVKHIAPDVLRHRVIITYEAEAEEKTSDDVVRAILDSMPSP
- a CDS encoding DUF1553 domain-containing protein, producing the protein MHRYSLLLLAGGLWTSFLGGVLAPRLQAGEAEQRAFFEARIRPVLIQHCNECHAADSKEIKGGLRVDSAAGLLTGGDSGPAVIAGKPDESPLMEALRYEGVEMPPAGRLSDKVIADFETWITQGAFDPRTDAPELAASSTGRTIDMEVERQFWSFQPPQAVPPPVLKDNWSETEVDRYVFARLQAAGLSPAPDADRRTLVRRLYFDLIGLPPTPEEVEAFVQDDSPEAWPKLVDRLLQSDQFGVHWGRHWLDVARYADSNGGDFNATFHNAWKYRDYVIASMNQDKPYDQFVREQLAGDLLPAESDAQRSEQIVATGFLMLGAKMLSERDKLKLTMDVVDEQLNTVGQTFMALTLGCARCHDHKFDPIPTKDYYAMAGIFRSTRTLQGESQQYVSTWPRRVLPTDAARVAAVEAFEAEQKSLQARIKATQLTVKQEEARLAKLKAGEQTLVFDDADARKIGDWKASTYSPTFVGKGYLHDDQSGKGEKSVEFTLNVPRTALYDVQCSYTPAGTRASNVPVSIVHADGQIEVVLDQTRKPTADELFASVGQFSFTKGTPGLLTISNAGTRGHVIVDAVRLVELDQDGKPVQAELDAQDPALVQAIAAVDLATSQLEEQEQALKDLLASAPAPLPQAIAVDEAKAIADCEICIRGEHLNQGPVAPRGVLQAATYGEPPTFNDQQSGRLELAQWLASPTHPLTARVYVNRLWHHLFGQGLVATVDNFGQLGDRPSHPLLLDRLALDFIDSGWSTKAALRQMALSRTYRMSNQYDDTAWNLDPENHLLWRAHSRRLPAEAIRDSMLAVSGQLDLSPGGSPVEGLGVLVTQNVADEKAFVGKPSQHRSTYMPIIRSQIPAILAVFDFADPDLVTGRRAVTNVPAQALLLLNSPFVMEQAAAVEARLTAEESFRTADRRTQIEGIYQAVLSRPPTAAEIDRAEEYLTAAAEFIADDKANGEKTKAEPPSPLAQLIHTLFASTEFRLLN